One window of Pseudomonas urmiensis genomic DNA carries:
- the yidC gene encoding membrane protein insertase YidC, translated as MDIKRTILIVALAIVAYVLVLKWNQDYGQAALPTQHTAASNAAPALPDTVPAGSNNGASADVPSANAESSPAELAPVAVSKDLIRVKTDVLELAIDPVGGDIVQLNLPKYPRRQDHPDIPFQLFDNGGERVYLAQSGLTGVNGPDARSSGRPLYAAEQKSFQLADGQEQLVVDLKFSENGVNYIKRFSFKRGEYDLTVSYLIDNQSAQAWSGNMFAQLKRDASSDPSSSTATGTATYLGAALWTPSEPYKKVSMKDIDKGSLKENVSGGWVAWLQHYFVTAWIPAKSDNNVIQTRKDSQGNYIIGYTGPALSVPAGGKVETSAMLYAGPKIQSKLKELSPGLELTVDYGFLWFIAQPIFWLLQHIHSILGNWGWSIIVLTMLIKGLFFPLSAASYRSMARMRAVSPKLAALKERFGDDRQKMSQAMMELYKKEKINPLGGCLPILVQMPVFLALYWVLLESVEMRQAPWLLWITDLSIKDPFFILPIIMGATMFIQQRLNPTPPDPMQAKVMKMMPIIFTFFFLWFPAGLVLYWVVNNCLSISQQWYITRSIEAAAKKAAA; from the coding sequence ATGGATATTAAACGCACGATCCTGATCGTCGCCCTGGCAATCGTGGCCTACGTGCTGGTCCTCAAATGGAACCAGGACTACGGTCAGGCTGCACTGCCGACTCAGCATACTGCTGCCAGCAACGCTGCCCCGGCCCTGCCCGATACCGTGCCGGCCGGCAGTAACAACGGCGCCAGCGCCGATGTGCCGAGCGCCAATGCTGAATCCAGCCCAGCCGAACTGGCTCCGGTTGCAGTCAGCAAGGACCTGATCCGGGTCAAGACCGACGTCCTTGAACTGGCTATCGATCCGGTCGGTGGTGACATCGTCCAGCTGAACCTGCCCAAGTACCCACGTCGCCAGGACCATCCGGACATTCCGTTCCAGCTGTTCGATAACGGTGGCGAGCGTGTTTACCTGGCCCAGAGTGGTCTGACTGGCGTTAATGGGCCGGATGCTCGTTCTTCCGGTCGTCCGCTGTACGCCGCTGAACAAAAGAGCTTCCAACTGGCCGATGGCCAGGAGCAGCTGGTCGTTGACCTGAAGTTCAGCGAGAACGGCGTCAACTACATCAAGCGCTTCAGCTTCAAGCGCGGTGAGTACGACCTGACCGTCAGCTACCTGATCGACAACCAAAGCGCTCAAGCCTGGTCGGGCAACATGTTCGCCCAGCTCAAGCGTGATGCCAGCTCCGATCCTTCGTCGAGCACGGCTACCGGTACCGCGACCTACCTGGGCGCTGCCCTGTGGACGCCTTCCGAGCCGTACAAGAAAGTGTCGATGAAAGACATCGACAAAGGCAGTTTGAAAGAAAATGTGTCCGGCGGCTGGGTTGCCTGGCTGCAACACTACTTCGTAACTGCCTGGATTCCTGCCAAGTCGGATAACAACGTTATCCAGACTCGTAAGGACAGCCAAGGCAACTACATCATCGGCTACACCGGCCCAGCGCTCAGCGTGCCTGCCGGCGGTAAAGTCGAAACCAGCGCCATGCTGTACGCAGGTCCGAAGATTCAGTCCAAGCTCAAAGAGTTGTCCCCAGGCCTGGAACTGACTGTCGACTATGGCTTCCTGTGGTTCATCGCTCAGCCGATCTTCTGGCTGCTGCAACATATCCACAGCATCCTGGGTAACTGGGGCTGGTCGATCATCGTCCTGACCATGCTCATCAAGGGCCTGTTCTTCCCGCTGTCGGCTGCCAGCTACCGCTCGATGGCGCGCATGCGTGCCGTTTCGCCAAAACTGGCCGCGCTGAAGGAACGCTTCGGTGACGATCGCCAGAAGATGTCCCAGGCGATGATGGAGCTATACAAGAAAGAGAAGATCAATCCGCTGGGTGGCTGCTTGCCAATCCTGGTGCAGATGCCAGTGTTCCTGGCCCTGTACTGGGTACTGCTGGAAAGCGTAGAAATGCGCCAGGCCCCGTGGCTGCTGTGGATTACCGACCTGTCGATCAAGGATCCGTTCTTCATCCTGCCGATCATCATGGGCGCGACCATGTTCATCCAGCAGCGCCTGAACCCGACTCCGCCGGATCCGATGCAGGCCAAGGTGATGAAAATGATGCCAATCATCTTCACCTTCTTCTTCCTGTGGTTCCCAGCGGGTCTGGTGCTGTACTGGGTTGTGAACAACTGCTTGTCGATTTCGCAGCAGTGGTACATCACTCGTAGCATCGAAGCTGCGGCCAAGAAGGCTGCCGCTTGA